One Danio aesculapii chromosome 22, fDanAes4.1, whole genome shotgun sequence genomic window carries:
- the cirbpb gene encoding cold inducible RNA binding protein b isoform X1 — protein sequence MSDEGKLFIGGLSYDTTEQSLEEAFSKYGTIAKVDVIRDRETDRSRGFGFVTFENPEDAKDAMAAMNGKSVDGRMIRVDEAGKSGGRSGGFRGGSRGGRGFFRGSRGRGGGGYGGDRSYGGDRSFGGDRSYGGDRSYGGGDRGYGGGERSYGGGDRSYGGGGYSNRSGGYSSGGGYRDNRNQGGYDRSGGSYRDSYDSYASHE from the exons ATGTCTGACGAGGGAAAGCTTTTCATTGGTGGTCTGAGCTATGATACCACAGAGCAGTCCTTGGAGGAAGCTTTCTCCAAATATGGAACCATTGCCAAag ttGATGTTATCAGGGACCGTGAAACTGACCGTTCCAGAGGCTTTGGCTTTGTGACTTTTGAAAATCCAGAGGACGCCAAGGATGCCATGGCTGCCATGAATGGAAAG tctgttGATGGTCGCATGATTCGCGTTGATGAAGCTGGCAAATCTGGTGGACGGTCTGGTGGTTTCAGGGGGGGTTCCAGAGGTGGCAGAGGCTTCTTCAGGGGCAGCAGAGGAAGAG GTGGTGGAGGATATGGCGGAGACAGAAGCTATGGTGGTGACAGGAGTTTTGGTGGTGATCGGAGCTATGGAGGAGACCGCAGCTATGGCGGTGGAGATAGAGGCTATGGTGGGGGGGAAAGAAGCTATGGAGGTGGTGACAGATCCTATGGCGGTGGTGGATACTCCAACAGGAGTGGAGGATACTCCAGCGGCGGTGGATACAGGGATAACAG GAACCAGGGGGGATACGACCGCTCTGGAGGATCCTACAGAGACAGTTACGACAGTTACG CTTCACACGAGTAA
- the cirbpb gene encoding cold inducible RNA binding protein b isoform X3 — translation MSDEGKLFIGGLSYDTTEQSLEEAFSKYGTIAKVDVIRDRETDRSRGFGFVTFENPEDAKDAMAAMNGKSVDGRMIRVDEAGKSGGRSGGFRGGSRGGRGFFRGSRGRGGGGYGGDRSYGGDRSFGGDRSYGGDRSYGGGDRGYGGGERSYGGGDRSYGGGGYSNRSGGYSSGGGYRDNRNQGGYDRSGGSYRDSYDSYG, via the exons ATGTCTGACGAGGGAAAGCTTTTCATTGGTGGTCTGAGCTATGATACCACAGAGCAGTCCTTGGAGGAAGCTTTCTCCAAATATGGAACCATTGCCAAag ttGATGTTATCAGGGACCGTGAAACTGACCGTTCCAGAGGCTTTGGCTTTGTGACTTTTGAAAATCCAGAGGACGCCAAGGATGCCATGGCTGCCATGAATGGAAAG tctgttGATGGTCGCATGATTCGCGTTGATGAAGCTGGCAAATCTGGTGGACGGTCTGGTGGTTTCAGGGGGGGTTCCAGAGGTGGCAGAGGCTTCTTCAGGGGCAGCAGAGGAAGAG GTGGTGGAGGATATGGCGGAGACAGAAGCTATGGTGGTGACAGGAGTTTTGGTGGTGATCGGAGCTATGGAGGAGACCGCAGCTATGGCGGTGGAGATAGAGGCTATGGTGGGGGGGAAAGAAGCTATGGAGGTGGTGACAGATCCTATGGCGGTGGTGGATACTCCAACAGGAGTGGAGGATACTCCAGCGGCGGTGGATACAGGGATAACAG GAACCAGGGGGGATACGACCGCTCTGGAGGATCCTACAGAGACAGTTACGACAGTTACG GCTGA
- the cirbpb gene encoding cold inducible RNA binding protein b isoform X5 produces MSDEGKLFIGGLSYDTTEQSLEEAFSKYGTIAKVDVIRDRETDRSRGFGFVTFENPEDAKDAMAAMNGKSVDGRMIRVDEAGKSGGRSGGFRGGSRGGRGFFRGSRGRGGGGYGGDRSYGGDRSFGGDRSYGGDRSYGGGDRGYGGGERSYGGGDRSYGGGGYSNRSGGYSSGGGYRDNS; encoded by the exons ATGTCTGACGAGGGAAAGCTTTTCATTGGTGGTCTGAGCTATGATACCACAGAGCAGTCCTTGGAGGAAGCTTTCTCCAAATATGGAACCATTGCCAAag ttGATGTTATCAGGGACCGTGAAACTGACCGTTCCAGAGGCTTTGGCTTTGTGACTTTTGAAAATCCAGAGGACGCCAAGGATGCCATGGCTGCCATGAATGGAAAG tctgttGATGGTCGCATGATTCGCGTTGATGAAGCTGGCAAATCTGGTGGACGGTCTGGTGGTTTCAGGGGGGGTTCCAGAGGTGGCAGAGGCTTCTTCAGGGGCAGCAGAGGAAGAG GTGGTGGAGGATATGGCGGAGACAGAAGCTATGGTGGTGACAGGAGTTTTGGTGGTGATCGGAGCTATGGAGGAGACCGCAGCTATGGCGGTGGAGATAGAGGCTATGGTGGGGGGGAAAGAAGCTATGGAGGTGGTGACAGATCCTATGGCGGTGGTGGATACTCCAACAGGAGTGGAGGATACTCCAGCGGCGGTGGATACAGGGATAACAG TTGA
- the cirbpb gene encoding cold inducible RNA binding protein b isoform X4: protein MSDEGKLFIGGLSYDTTEQSLEEAFSKYGTIAKVDVIRDRETDRSRGFGFVTFENPEDAKDAMAAMNGKSVDGRMIRVDEAGKSGGRSGGFRGGSRGGRGFFRGSRGRGGGGYGGDRSYGGDRSFGGDRSYGGDRSYGGGDRGYGGGERSYGGGDRSYGGGGYSNRSGGYSSGGGYRDNRF, encoded by the exons ATGTCTGACGAGGGAAAGCTTTTCATTGGTGGTCTGAGCTATGATACCACAGAGCAGTCCTTGGAGGAAGCTTTCTCCAAATATGGAACCATTGCCAAag ttGATGTTATCAGGGACCGTGAAACTGACCGTTCCAGAGGCTTTGGCTTTGTGACTTTTGAAAATCCAGAGGACGCCAAGGATGCCATGGCTGCCATGAATGGAAAG tctgttGATGGTCGCATGATTCGCGTTGATGAAGCTGGCAAATCTGGTGGACGGTCTGGTGGTTTCAGGGGGGGTTCCAGAGGTGGCAGAGGCTTCTTCAGGGGCAGCAGAGGAAGAG GTGGTGGAGGATATGGCGGAGACAGAAGCTATGGTGGTGACAGGAGTTTTGGTGGTGATCGGAGCTATGGAGGAGACCGCAGCTATGGCGGTGGAGATAGAGGCTATGGTGGGGGGGAAAGAAGCTATGGAGGTGGTGACAGATCCTATGGCGGTGGTGGATACTCCAACAGGAGTGGAGGATACTCCAGCGGCGGTGGATACAGGGATAACAG ATTTTAG
- the cirbpb gene encoding cold inducible RNA binding protein b isoform X2 codes for MSDEGKLFIGGLSYDTTEQSLEEAFSKYGTIAKVDVIRDRETDRSRGFGFVTFENPEDAKDAMAAMNGKSVDGRMIRVDEAGKSGGRSGGFRGGSRGGRGFFRGSRGRGGGGYGGDRSYGGDRSFGGDRSYGGDRSYGGGDRGYGGGERSYGGGDRSYGGGGYSNRSGGYSSGGGYRDNRNQGGYDRSGGSYRDSYDSYE; via the exons ATGTCTGACGAGGGAAAGCTTTTCATTGGTGGTCTGAGCTATGATACCACAGAGCAGTCCTTGGAGGAAGCTTTCTCCAAATATGGAACCATTGCCAAag ttGATGTTATCAGGGACCGTGAAACTGACCGTTCCAGAGGCTTTGGCTTTGTGACTTTTGAAAATCCAGAGGACGCCAAGGATGCCATGGCTGCCATGAATGGAAAG tctgttGATGGTCGCATGATTCGCGTTGATGAAGCTGGCAAATCTGGTGGACGGTCTGGTGGTTTCAGGGGGGGTTCCAGAGGTGGCAGAGGCTTCTTCAGGGGCAGCAGAGGAAGAG GTGGTGGAGGATATGGCGGAGACAGAAGCTATGGTGGTGACAGGAGTTTTGGTGGTGATCGGAGCTATGGAGGAGACCGCAGCTATGGCGGTGGAGATAGAGGCTATGGTGGGGGGGAAAGAAGCTATGGAGGTGGTGACAGATCCTATGGCGGTGGTGGATACTCCAACAGGAGTGGAGGATACTCCAGCGGCGGTGGATACAGGGATAACAG GAACCAGGGGGGATACGACCGCTCTGGAGGATCCTACAGAGACAGTTACGACAGTTACG AATAA
- the LOC130216101 gene encoding mast cell protease 2-like codes for MSIFWQIASLLLLLRSCAPGFCMRDGIVGGKLSIPHSRPYMVYIKDSNSKLACGGFLIREDFVLTAAHCERSHLKAYLGVNDTNILPHGIEVEATPHPKFNNTPGDDIMLLRLKTPATLNKTVNIITWPECENKEILKDCLVLGWGWEAYNDGCPSSVLKEVNVTLIDFKKCGTHYTLCSNGSFGPAKGDSGGPLVCGDVAQGIVSYYTESFGMYLTRYTRISHYHQWIDHILNKTNQQQLKAWRGKLYELV; via the exons ATGAGCATCTTTTGGCAAATCGCTAGTCTGCTACTGCTGCTGCGTTCCTGTGCTCCAG GTTTCTGCATGCGCGATGGGATTGTTGGTGGGAAACTGTCTATTCCACACAGTCGACCCTACATGGTCTACATTAAGGACTCAAATTCTAAATTAGCATGTGGTGGTTTCTTGATAAGAGAGGATTTTGTGCTTACAGCAGCCCACTGTGAACGAAG TCATCTAAAGGCGTATTTGGGGGTCAATGACACCAACATTTTACCTCACGGCATAGAGGTAGAAGCCACACCACATCCCAAATTCAATAACACACCAGGCGATGACATCATGCTTCTAAGG CTTAAGACGCCGGCAACTTTGAACAAAACTGTGAATATTATCACTTGGCCAGAATGTGAGAATAAGGAAATCTTGAAAGATTGCTTGGTCTTGGGTTGGGGCTGGGAGGCTTACAATGACGGGTGTCCATCAAGTGTCCTCAAAGAAGTAAATGTGACTCTGATAGACTTTAAAAAGTGTGGCACTCATTACACCCTTTGCTCTAATGGATCATTTGGACCAGCAAAG GGAGACTCTGGAGGTCCACTTGTTTGTGGAGATGTTGCACAGGGAATTGTGTCTTATTACACAGAGTCATTTGGAATGTACCTCACAAGATACACTCGTATTTCTCACTACCATCAATGGATTGATCACATCCTGAATAAAACTAATCAGCAGCAACTCAAGGCATGGAGGGGGAAGTTGTATGAACTCGTTTAG